In Lonchura striata isolate bLonStr1 chromosome 2, bLonStr1.mat, whole genome shotgun sequence, a single genomic region encodes these proteins:
- the LOC144245929 gene encoding uncharacterized protein LOC144245929, protein MAARTSFTQKKQQKMSHCAQLVAATLSILLWLHVADGWVVPQPKENVWITLAKSLQQDNLCLAMGNVDNPLSTCLVGVPLVADDWPVSNSDLLRTTGRRPNPVDTWDEWTKILPNSKEEPQELDLLGSSTARYCVKFYYRRPSQNWHGIDLAKNTYRKDVTPISKKYNSQTWCNYTSQVISVSSTHPKTLPRGMFLICGDRVWSGIPSRLQGGPCSLGKLATLTPNRTQILDWKKERQLARTKRSYAQFDENCDSEIYDWGKTKRVAVSIFLPWYAAAKALGELSHLECWISKHANASSAALSDLLADQQTTRQATLQNRAAIDFLLLAHGHSCEDFEGLCCFNLTSRSTSIQANIQRIRTEVQDIKTETSAVDPVHKLLMQWGIPGWAASILKGLFWIFIIILLISVALTIFKKTLTKTLANIYLINKNGGDVGGDLGNCPPELPWEVTGV, encoded by the coding sequence atggctgccagaacatcattcacccaaaagaaacaacagaagaTGTCCCACTGCGCCCAGCTGGTTGCAGCCACGctttccatcctcctgtggctgcatgTAGCAGATGGCTGGGTGGTACCACAGCCGAAAGAAAACGTCTGGATCACGCTggcaaagtccttgcagcaggataacCTATGTCTGGCCATGGGCAACGTGGACAATCCCCTGTCCACTTGCCTGGTAGGGGTCCCCTTGGTAGCTGATGATTGGCCGGTATCCAATTCCGACCTGCTCCGAACCACGGGTAGGAGGCCTAACCCGGTCGATACTTGGGATGAGTGGACCAAAATTTTGcccaacagcaaagaggaaccCCAAGAATTGGACTTACTGGGGTCCTCCACAGCTAGATATTGTGTCAAATTCTATTATAGGAGGCCAAGTCAAAATTGGCACGGAATTGACTTGGCCAAAAACACATACCGGAAAGATGTAACACctatcagtaaaaaatataacagcCAAACCTGGTGCAATTATACTAGCCAGGTGATTTCGGTTTCATCCACTCATCCCAAGACATTGCCCAGGGggatgtttcttatctgtggggacagagtatgGTCGGGAATTCCATCTCGGCTCCAGGGAGGCCCATGCAGCCTTGGCAAGCTTGCTACCCTCACTCCAAACAGAACTCAAATTCTagattggaaaaaagaaagacaattggCACGCACCAAAAGATCATATGCTCAATTCGACGAAAATTGTGACTCCGAAATTTAcgattggggaaaaacaaagagggtcGCTGTatccatctttttaccatggtaTGCAGCAGCTAAGGCCCTcggtgagctttctcacctggagtgTTGGATAAGCAAGCATGCCAACGCCTCGTCTGCCGCCCTCTCCGATCTTCTGGCAGACCAGCAAACCACCAGGCAAGCCACATTACAAAACAGAGCggctattgatttcctgctgctcgcccatggccacagctgcgaGGACTTCGAAGGATTGTGTTGCTTCAATTTAACATCACGGAGCACTTCCATCCAAGCCAACATCCAGCGGATCCGGACCGAAGTACAGGACATCAAAACGGAAACTTCGGCTGTGGACCCCGTCCACAAACTATTGATGCAGTGGGGCATTCCCGGGTGGGCAGcctccattttaaaaggactcttttggattttcatAATTATCCTTCTGATTTCAGTTGCCTTAACCATCTTCAAAAAGACGCTTACCAAGactttggcaaatatttatttaattaacaagaacgggggagatgtgggaggggacttgggaaactgtccccccgaattaccctgggaggtgacaggtgtgtag